The Glycine soja cultivar W05 chromosome 8, ASM419377v2, whole genome shotgun sequence genome has a window encoding:
- the LOC114422630 gene encoding cold-responsive protein kinase 1-like isoform X1: MTCFPFSFGKKVRFVATHDPDIDEVLSGIQNVRIYTYKELKVASDNFSPANKIGQGGFGSVYKGLLKDGKVAAIKVLSAESSQGVKEFMTEINVISEIEHENLVKLYGCCVEGNQRILVYNYVENNSLAQTLLGSGHSNIIFDWKTRSRICIGIARGLAYLHEEVIPHIVHRDIKASNILLDQNLTPKISDFGLAKLIPSYMTHVSTRVAGTIGYLAPEYAIRGQLTRKADIYSFGVLLVEIVSGRCHTNSRLPIGEQYLLEMTWELYQKRELVGLVDISLDGHFDAEEACKFLKIGLLCTQDTSKLRPTMSSVVKMLTREMDIDESKITKPGLIPDFNDLKIKEKGSDIDTKASSSFYNASSASDSQSNTMSYAASTTTTFTAKYDQSL; the protein is encoded by the exons ATGACTTGTTTCCCATTCTCATTTGGTAAGAAAGTGCGCTTTGTGGCAACACATGATCCAGATATTGATGAAG TACTCTCAGGCATTCAAAATGTAAGAATCTATACCTACAAAGAACTAAAAGTTGCCTCTGACAATTTCAGTCCGGCCAATAAAATTGGGCAGGGTGGATTTGGTTCAGTTTATAAG GGACTGctaaaagatgggaaagtagcTGCCATAAAAGTACTTTCAGCAGAATCAAGTCAAGGGGTAAAGGAATTTATGACAGAGATTAATGTAATCTCAGAAATAGAGCATGAAAATTTGGTTAAGCTATATGGTTGTTGTGTGGAAGGGAATCAGCGAATCTTGGTCTACAATTATGTTGAGAACAATAGCCTTGCACAAACCCTTCTAG GTTCAGGTCACAGTAATATCATTTTTGATTGGAAAACACGATCTAGGATTTGCATTGGGATTGCACGTGGACTTGCTTATCTTCATGAAGAAGTAATACCACATATTGTTCACAGAGATATAAAAGCAAGCAATATTCTCCTTGACCAAAACCTTACACCCAAGATTTCTGATTTTGGTCTTGCAAAGCTTATTCCATCATACATGACTCATGTCAGCACACGTGTGGCAGGAACAAt AGGTTATTTGGCACCAGAGTATGCAATAAGGGGGCAGCTGACACGTAAAGCAGATATTTACAGCTTTGGTGTCCTTCTCGTGGAGATAGTTAGTGGAAGATGCCACACAAATTCACGATTACCAATAGGAGAGCAATATCTTTTGGAAATG ACATGGGAACTTTATCAGAAAAGAGAATTGGTAGGGCTTGTAGACATATCACTAGATGGCCATTTCGATGCCGAGGAGGCATGTAAGTTTCTGAAAATTGGACTTCTTTGCACTCAGGACACGTCGAAGCTCCGGCCGACCATGTCATCTGTGGTCAAGATGCTCACAAGAGAAATGGATATTGATGAAAGTAAGATAACAAAGCCAGGCTTGATTCCAGATTTTAACGACcttaaaatcaaagaaaaaggcAGTGATATTGATACCAAGGCTTCGTCATCTTTCTATAATGCATCCTCTGCCTCAGACAGCCAGAGCAATACCATGTCATATGCTGCAAGCACAACTACAACCTTCACTGCGAAATATGATCAAAGTTTGTAA
- the LOC114422630 gene encoding cold-responsive protein kinase 1-like isoform X2, which produces MVDDQGLLKDGKVAAIKVLSAESSQGVKEFMTEINVISEIEHENLVKLYGCCVEGNQRILVYNYVENNSLAQTLLGSGHSNIIFDWKTRSRICIGIARGLAYLHEEVIPHIVHRDIKASNILLDQNLTPKISDFGLAKLIPSYMTHVSTRVAGTIGYLAPEYAIRGQLTRKADIYSFGVLLVEIVSGRCHTNSRLPIGEQYLLEMTWELYQKRELVGLVDISLDGHFDAEEACKFLKIGLLCTQDTSKLRPTMSSVVKMLTREMDIDESKITKPGLIPDFNDLKIKEKGSDIDTKASSSFYNASSASDSQSNTMSYAASTTTTFTAKYDQSL; this is translated from the exons ATGGTGGATGATCAGGGACTGctaaaagatgggaaagtagcTGCCATAAAAGTACTTTCAGCAGAATCAAGTCAAGGGGTAAAGGAATTTATGACAGAGATTAATGTAATCTCAGAAATAGAGCATGAAAATTTGGTTAAGCTATATGGTTGTTGTGTGGAAGGGAATCAGCGAATCTTGGTCTACAATTATGTTGAGAACAATAGCCTTGCACAAACCCTTCTAG GTTCAGGTCACAGTAATATCATTTTTGATTGGAAAACACGATCTAGGATTTGCATTGGGATTGCACGTGGACTTGCTTATCTTCATGAAGAAGTAATACCACATATTGTTCACAGAGATATAAAAGCAAGCAATATTCTCCTTGACCAAAACCTTACACCCAAGATTTCTGATTTTGGTCTTGCAAAGCTTATTCCATCATACATGACTCATGTCAGCACACGTGTGGCAGGAACAAt AGGTTATTTGGCACCAGAGTATGCAATAAGGGGGCAGCTGACACGTAAAGCAGATATTTACAGCTTTGGTGTCCTTCTCGTGGAGATAGTTAGTGGAAGATGCCACACAAATTCACGATTACCAATAGGAGAGCAATATCTTTTGGAAATG ACATGGGAACTTTATCAGAAAAGAGAATTGGTAGGGCTTGTAGACATATCACTAGATGGCCATTTCGATGCCGAGGAGGCATGTAAGTTTCTGAAAATTGGACTTCTTTGCACTCAGGACACGTCGAAGCTCCGGCCGACCATGTCATCTGTGGTCAAGATGCTCACAAGAGAAATGGATATTGATGAAAGTAAGATAACAAAGCCAGGCTTGATTCCAGATTTTAACGACcttaaaatcaaagaaaaaggcAGTGATATTGATACCAAGGCTTCGTCATCTTTCTATAATGCATCCTCTGCCTCAGACAGCCAGAGCAATACCATGTCATATGCTGCAAGCACAACTACAACCTTCACTGCGAAATATGATCAAAGTTTGTAA